The Apium graveolens cultivar Ventura chromosome 3, ASM990537v1, whole genome shotgun sequence sequence ATTATACTTTGTGGAAACCACTTTGTTGATATCGCCATTGCTATATTTACATCTCAAAGTAGAGTGGACGTCGCCACTGGGAATGTCTTCAGGCGAGGTCTAACGGTTACCCAAGTTTCACACCAATATATATCACTGCAGCTCTAAGACTATCCACCGCACTGTATTTTAGTTGAACCATCAAAATTTTCACCACCAGTTCTGTAGATCGCCCTTGCAGGACCATCGATTTGGAGCCATGACAAATCCTCGAAAGCACATTGTGAATCATTGTAAGCCCACTCCACATCAACAGGCTTTATAAAATTAGGCCCCCAAGCAGGAGTCCCGTCCTCGTATGAATTATGTGTTAACCTTTTCAATCCAGTGCCATCCACATTTATGGTGTATATATCACCATAAGGCTGATATTGATGAGGATTTGAAATTGGCTCAGCTGAAACTGCACCATAGTCTGAAGTAAACACTATTTTTTTCCCATCAGGGCTGAAATACGGGTGGTTAGTCCGTCCAACAGACCCACTCTGAATCAGCTTCCGAAGCCCTGTTCCATTCGGGTGAATCATGTACAATTCAAAACCACCTGATCCAACAATTTCCCTGTCTGATGCAAATGCAATCCATTCGCCATCAGGTGACCAGTTGCACATTGTATCGCTCCACGGGCCTTCTGTTAACCGGTGTAACCCACCCGCCTCACCTTCAACCGCATCCATTATATACAAGTTCTTGTGACCTGACCGACCCGAACGAAACACGACCCATTTACCATCAGGCGAAGGCCAAGGGAAAGCATTGTTAGCTCCTCCTTGTGTTAACTTTTTGTAGCTAGATTCATGATCATTTTCATCAACATTTACCGACACTATATCAACCTCCGTACTTTCGCTTTCAAATGTAGGTCCAGTGCTTGTATAAACCACTCCTTTCCTCTTTGGATCCCAAGCACTTGCAAATGCCATATCACTTAATACTTGCCTACGATCCGAACCATCCATGTTCGCTACATAAAGACCCGGGAAGTTTATGAAAGCAACCCGATTACCATCGGGTGAGAACGAAGGAAATGACCCATCAACCCGAAATAGCGATATTTCGGGTGTCGGGCTTCTGAGGTTCTCCAGGAACAAGGCCTTTTCACTATGCATTCCCTTAGCAGATCCTCTACATTTATGGTACCCGACCCTTTTCGAATCCAAAGAAAAAAATGGATTAAAATGATGGGCATCGGGCGTAACGGGTCGAGTCAATTCTTTAAACTCCTTAGTTTTCAAATCAAATATTTCTATATGACGATAATCTGATCCGGGTCTTCTGGTTGCCACAGCAATCAAGTTTTTATTACTTGTGGAAGCAGATGGGGTAAACGAGTGAAGACCCGGTGGGGTGACTCGGCGAGTCAAAACCGAGTCAACACTATATTGACCTATTTTTGGTAAAATTGCCTTGTAAATGCTCCACCATCCATCATCACCTCTTCTATGAAAATACAAAGTGAAATCATCGGCCCAACTCGGCCACCCACCGTGCTCAACTACCTTAACTCGTCTTGACCCGTCCCGAGTTAAAAATACGAATATATCCGTTCCGAGTTCCTCAACTTCCCCGCCCCAACCCGTATTACCCAAAGAAGCAACTGCAGTCCAAACCCCGGAAGGTGAAACTGCTGGACTAAAATCAGCAACCCCATAAGGAGTCAGCCTCCGAGTCAACCCGGTAACCAACTGAGTCGAGTAGACAGCTGCCCAACTCGTTCTCGACACACCCGGGTTCTCATGGGTCGACACGTAAATCAACGAGTCACCCACCAAACTCGGCCTGTCTTTCATCGAAACTCCATCAATACTATTATTTTTACTAAACTCATGACCCAACAAGGAAACTTGAACTCGGTCAACTCGGTGAGTCGACTCAGTAGAGACTTGAAGAATCTCTCTCCCGCCGGTATTTAAATTTCCCGGGGTTTG is a genomic window containing:
- the LOC141712258 gene encoding uncharacterized protein LOC141712258 — protein: MEKSKLCFLLFFILFLFNLFVFCSSNTIIFATLGSRTMYSFDIFTLPLHSNSAPVSELRLTDGHSINFNGHFPTFVSNFINNKQKEEEESPPIHLVYSTERQGVSTIYLDIIYAQTPGNLNTGGREILQVSTESTHRVDRVQVSLLGHEFSKNNSIDGVSMKDRPSLVGDSLIYVSTHENPGVSRTSWAAVYSTQLVTGLTRRLTPYGVADFSPAVSPSGVWTAVASLGNTGWGGEVEELGTDIFVFLTRDGSRRVKVVEHGGWPSWADDFTLYFHRRGDDGWWSIYKAILPKIGQYSVDSVLTRRVTPPGLHSFTPSASTSNKNLIAVATRRPGSDYRHIEIFDLKTKEFKELTRPVTPDAHHFNPFFSLDSKRVGYHKCRGSAKGMHSEKALFLENLRSPTPEISLFRVDGSFPSFSPDGNRVAFINFPGLYVANMDGSDRRQVLSDMAFASAWDPKRKGVVYTSTGPTFESESTEVDIVSVNVDENDHESSYKKLTQGGANNAFPWPSPDGKWVVFRSGRSGHKNLYIMDAVEGEAGGLHRLTEGPWSDTMCNWSPDGEWIAFASDREIVGSGGFELYMIHPNGTGLRKLIQSGSVGRTNHPYFSPDGKKIVFTSDYGAVSAEPISNPHQYQPYGDIYTINVDGTGLKRLTHNSYEDGTPAWGPNFIKPVDVEWAYNDSQCAFEDLSWLQIDGPARAIYRTGGENFDGSTKIQCGG